Below is a genomic region from Actinomadura sp. NAK00032.
CGAGAAGGACCACGGGACGCGGCTCAGCGAGCACCGCCGCCGGGCACCCGCAAGCTCGTGAGCCCGGCGACGCCACCCGACGACATGATCCCCTACTGCGCACTGGCCCTTGCCGCGATCACGCGCGGTGAACCGTTCAGCGTCCACGGCTGGTCCTGAGATCCACCTCGCCAGGGCTTTGCGGGACGGGCAGAACGCTCCCGACCCCCGAGCGCCCTCACTGACCGCGTCCTCCAGTGATGCGTTCGGTACCGGTGAACAAGGCCAGCGATGCCAGGGCGCTCAAAGCGGCGATGAGCGGAAGCGCACCGGTGCCGTGCGTGCTGAGCAGCCAGCCACCGAGACCGGCACCCAGTGAGGCTCCGATGTAGACCGCGCTGCTGCTGAGCGCCAATGCCTGTGGCCCGGTTTCCGGTCCGGCCAACTGGAGGACCCGGGCCTGGACGGGCGGAGGAATCGCCCATGCGGCGGCCGACCAGGCCAGCAAAAGGACGACAACGAGAGGTAGGAACGCGGGCCGCAGCGACCAGCACAGCGCGAGTCCGATCATGGCGGCGACGAAGACCACCACCGCGATGGTGAACGCCCGTCCCGCGCCGAAGCGGTCGACAAGCCCACCGCTGAGGCGTGCTCCAGCGATGCCCGCGACGCCGGTCAATGCGAGTAGGCCGCCGAGCATGGTCGGCGTCACGTTCGCCGCGTCGTGGAGGAAGGCTGCGAGATAGGTCTGGAACAGCAGATTTCCCAGCACCGCGACGACGGCGGCGAGCAGAACGCAGAGCACGGCGGGACGCGCCAGAGGGCTGAGCCGCTCGGCCAGGCCGGCGGCCGGCGAGGGCGGAACGTCCGGCACCGCGAGTCCTACGAAGACCAGCGCCACCAGGCCGAGGAGGCCGCCGAGCACGAAGGTGGCCTGCCACCCGAATGCCGCACCGGTCCAGGTGCCCAGCGGGACTCCGATGACCACGGCACCGGTCAGCCCCGTCATGACGGTGGCGAGGTGGCGGCCTTGCCGCTCGGGCGGTGAATGCGCGGCCGTGACCGCGAACACGGTGGGCAGCGTGACCGCCGCCGCGAACGCGGCCAGGATTCGCAGTGCCATCAAGGCGGGATAGGACGCGGCGAGCGGAACGGCGAAGTTGGCGGTACAGAACAGCAGCAGGCCGCCGATGAGCAGGCGTTTCCGAGGCCATGAAGCAGTGCTGACGGCGGCCACCGGCCCGATCACCGCGCACATCACCGAGAAGACGCTCACCAACTGGCCGGCTGCCGCTTCGCTGACCTGCAGGTCGCGCGCGATGGACGGCAGCACCCCCACGATGACGAAGTCGTCCGTCTGCAGGGCCAGTGCGGTGATGGCGAGTGCGAGAAGCCAGGGCTCGGCGAACGCGCGGTGACGTGTGACATCCATGGCACGTTAACGTAACATGTGTTTCCCTAACGTCCGACCAGACGAGCCAGGAGCGCCGCCAGTGGCCAGACCCCGCGACCCGCACCGCCGCACCGACATCCTCGACGCGGTCCTGGACCACCTTGCCCAGACCGGATTGTCCAGCGGATTCTCCTTCCGGCCGATCGCGCAGGCACTGGGCCACAGCACGCGCGTGCTGACCCACCACTTCGCCGACAAGGACGCCCTGCTGGCCGCTTTGCTGACACGCCTGGACGAGATCCAGCATGAGCAACTCCATGCGACGGAAGGCTGGGACGACACCGGTCGGGGCATCGGATCGATCGTCCGTAACTCCTGGCACCGCCATCTCCGGCCGGCGAACCTTCCTCGCACTCGCCTGATCCATGAGATCGAGGGACTGGCGGCCGCCGGGCGCCTCGGTGGCCGGGTGCCCGCGTTCCTGGCCGAGCGGGCCGAGTTCGTCGCCGGGGCGCTCACCGCTCGCGGACTCGACCCCCGCGAAGCCACGATCAAGGCGACCTACCTCAACAGCGCCTACTCCGGCCTGCAGACCGACCTGCTGATCACCGGCGACCACACCCGTGTCGAAGCCGCCCTCGACGACCTCTGCGCACTCGCCGACTCCTGGACGGCGACCGGATCAGCCGGGTGAACCCGCCCCTGCTGAAGCTCCGGCGACGGGTCAGATGGACGTGACGCCGGGGCCGGGTGGGGACGCGGTGTCCGGGTCGGATTCACCGCAGGCGTACTCGGCGGCGAAGGCGTCGGCGCCCAGGAGCGTCCGGACGCGGGCGGCGATGCGGTCGACGTCGGCGCGTTCGGCGGCGGGCAGCGGGGCGCCGGCCGAGGCGCGCAAGGCGGCGGCCGCGCCCAGCAGCCGGGCCGCCGGCCGGGCGTCGCCCGCGAGCGACCGGGCCCCGGCGAGGCCCTCGAAGGCGAGCGCGACGGCGCGCGGGTCTCCGATCCGGGCGGCGAGCCCGTCGCGGTGCCGGGCGAGCGCCGCGCCCGCGTCCCCGCGCTGCTCGGCGGCGAAGCCGAGTTCGGCGAGGACGAGCGCGAGCCCCGGCTCCCCGTCCACCGCCCGGATCCAGTCGAGCCACGGCAGCAGCCGCGCCTCGGCCGCGTCGAGGTCGCCGCGGCGCCGGGCGGACAGGGCGAGGCCCACCGCCGCGAAGTGCTCGGCGACCTTGTTCGACTGGTCGGCGGCCAGCCGCAGGGCGCGGTGGTGCCGGTCGTCGGCCGCGGCGTGGTCCCCGGTGAGGAGGGAGATCCGGCCGAGGCCGGACAGCCGCAGCGATGCCTCCGCCCAGAGGCCGAGCTCCTCGGCCATCCGCAGGCCCTCCTCGTGCAGCCGGGCGGCCCGGTCGTAGTCTCCGGCGATCTCGGCCAGCTCGGCGAGGGTGTTGGTCGCCTTCAGCCGCCCCCAGCGGTCGCCGAGGCCGCGGAAGAGCGCCTCGCTCTCCTCGGCGTCGCGCCGGGCCGCGTCGAGCCGGGCGCGCGCACGGTGGACGGTCGCCCGGACGCTCAGCGCCGCGGCCGTCCCCCAGCGTTCCCCGAGCCCGCGGAACTCCGCCAGCGCTCCCCGGACGAGGTCACCGGTCACCTCGAGATCGCCGAAGCCGCGGTGGGCGAAGGCGAGGAACCAGCGCGCCCAGGCCCGCGCGCCCGGGTCGCGGACGCCCTCGTACGACGTCGCCGCCTCGGGCGCCGCCTCGGTGTTGGTGAGCAGCACGAAACCGGCCCGCCAGACCGCCGCCTTCGCGCGCGCCTCCGGCGGCCCGCCCTCGACGGCCAGCGCCGCATCGAGTGATCGCAGTGCCTCGGTCAGCCGTCCGCGCAGGTACCAGTGCCAGGCCAGCGCGTCGACCAGACGGAGCGCGTCCGCCGCGAGACCGAGGCGCAAGGCGTCCTCCAGGGCCGCGCGCTGGTTGGCGGCCTCGGCGTCCAGGAGTTCCAGCCACCGCCGCTGGTCGTGCCCGTAGAGGTGCGGCTCGGCCCGCACGGCGAGGGCGACGTGATGCCGGACGAACCGGGCTCGGATCTCCGCGGACTCGCCCGCCTCGTCCAGCCGCTCCGCGCAGTACGCCTTGACCGACTCCAGCAGCCGGTAGCGGCCGCCGCCGGTTCCCTCCACCCGCACGACGAGCGACCGGTCGACGAGCCGCGCCAGGACGTCGAGGACGTCGAGCCCGTCCTGTGCGCACACCTCCTCGGCGGCCCCCAGCGTGCAGCCGTCCGCGTGCACCGCGAGCCGCCGCAGGACGGCGCGTTCGTCCCCGGCCAGCAGCTCCCACGACCAGTCGATCATCGCGCGGAGCGTCCGCTGGCGGGCGGGGGCGTCCCGGCTTCCCGAGGTCAGCAGGCGGAACCGGTCGTCGAGCCGGTCCGCGAGGCCGTCCACGCCGAGCGCCCGGACGCGGGTGGCGGCCAGCTCCACGGCGAGCGGGATCCCGTCGAGCCGGCGGCAGACGGCGGCGATCGTCGCCGTGTCGCCCGGCCCCGGCGCGAAGTCGGGCGCGGCGGCGGCCGCCCGCGCGGTGAAGAGCCGGACGGCGTCCGCCTCGCCCAGCGGCGGCACCGGCCACAACCGCTCGCCCGACAGCGCCAGCGACTCCTGGCTCGTGGCGAGCACGCGCACCCCGGGCGCGGCCCGCAGCAGGGCCGCGACCTGCACGGCCACCGGGTCGATCACGTGTTCGCAATTGTCGAGCACGAGCAGGAGCCGTTTGGCGGCGAGCGCGCCCGCGAGCAGCTCCACGGGCGTCCGGCGCGCGGTCTCGGCGGCGGGGGCGTCATCGTCGCGGACGCCGAGCACCATCGCGATCGCGTCCGCCGGGGTCGCGCCGGAGGCCCGGTCGAGTCCGGACAGCTCCACCAGCCACACGCCGTCCGGGAACCGCTCGTCGGCGTCCGCACCGGTCAGGGCCCGTGCGGTCGCCAGGGCGAGGCGCGTCTTGCCGACGCCGCCCGGGCCGGTCAGCGTGACGAGGCGCGAGTCGTCGAGCAGCGCGCGCACCTCCGACACCGCGGCGTCGCGTCCGACGAGGTCGGTCAGCGGCGCGGGAAGGTTCGCGGGAACCGCCCGCGGGGGCGCCGTGGCGGCGCGCACGGCCGGTCGCGGCGCGTCCAGGCGGGGATCCTGCTCCAGGATCGCCTGGTGCAGCGCGGCCAGCTCCGGGCTCGGGTCGACGCCGAGGTCCTCGGCCAGCCGGTGCCGCAGGTCCTCGAACCCGGCCAGCGCCTCGCTCTGCCGCCCCGCCCGGTAGAGGGCGCGCAGATGCACGGCCCGCAGCCGCTCCCGCAGCGGATGCCGCGCCACCTGCTCGCTCAGCTCGCCCGCCAGCACGGCGTGCTCGCCCAGTTCCAGCCGCACCTCCGCGTGCTCCTCCTGGACGGCGAACCGCTCGTCCTCCAGGCGCGTGGCGTCCGGACGGACGAACTCCTCGTCCGCGAAGTCGGCGTATGCCCGGCCCCTCCACAGCCCCAGCGCGTCGGCCAGCAGGACGGCCCGGGCCTGCGGGTCCTCGGTGGCGCGGGCCTGTCCGGCGAGAGCGTGGAACCGGTCGCCGTCCACCGCCTCCGGGTCGACGCGCAGCAGGTAGCCGGGCGCCTGCGACACCAGCAGCCCGCGTCCGCCCGGCTCCGCGCCGTCCAGCGCACGGCGCAGCTGCGAGACGCGTGTCTGGAGGGTGCCGACGGGGTTGCGCGGCGGCCGGGCCGCCCCGCCCCACAGGTCGTCGACCAGCTGGTCGACCGAAACGGCGCGACCCCGGTGGACCAGCAGATCCGCCAGCAGCGCGCGGACTTTCAGCTCCGGAACGCGCACCGCCGCCCCGTCGTCCGTCCACACGGCGAGCGGACCGAGCACCCCGAAACGCATGACCGGAAGGCTACCGACAGCCGACCGGCAGAAGATCCAAAGCGCCGTTCAGCAGAGTGAGGCCATCAACCGACGCAACACCGATGGGAGTTCCGATGACTTCGCACAGCACCGCCCTCACCGGCCGTGAGATCCGCCTCGCCGCCCGCCCGGTCGGCGAGCCGGCCCCGACCGACTTCGCGCTCGCCGAGGCCCCGGTGCCGCAGCCGGGCGAGGAGCAGGTCCTGGTCCGCAACACGTGGATGTCCGTGGACCCGTACATGCGGGGGCGGATGGACGACGTGCCCTCGCCCGTCCTCCCGCCGTTCGAGCTCGGCGCCCCGCTGGAGGGCGCGGCGGTCGGCGAGGTGATCGCCTCGCGGTCGGCGGACGTCCCGGTCGGCGCGACCGTCTCCCACTTCCTTGGGTGGCGGGAGTACGCGCTGCTGGACGCGGCCGCCGCGACGGTCGTCGACACCGGGCTCGCGCCCGTCCAGGCGTACCTGGGCGCGCTGGGCACGACCGGCCTGACCGCGTACGCCGCGCTCACCGACGTGGCGCCCGTCCGCGAGGGCGACGTCGTCTTCGTCTCGGCGGCGGCGGGCGCGGTCGGCATCGTCGCCGGGCAGCTCGCCCGCAGGCTGGGCGCCGCGAAGGTGATCGGCTCGGCGGGCGGGCCGGAGAAGACGAAGAGGCTGCTGGCCGACTTCGGGTTCGACGCCGCCCTCGACCACCGCGCCGGGCCCATCGCCGCCCAGCTGGCGGACGCCGCCCCCGGCGGCATCGACGTCTACCTCGACGCCGTCGGCGGCGACCACCTCGAAGCCGCGATCGACGCCCTGCACGTCGGCGGCCGCGCCGCGCTGGTGGGCGCCATCAGCGGCTACAACGCCACCGCGCCCGTCCCCGGCCCCGCCAACCTCGCGCAGATCGTCTACAAGCAGCTCACCCTGCGCGGCATGCAGGTCGGCGCCTACCTGCACATGTTCCCCGAGTACATCGCCAAGGCCGCGGGCTGGCTCGCCGACGGCACCCTGCACACCGAGGAGACCGTCTTCGACGGGCTCGACCAGGCCCCGGCCGCGCTCCTCGGCAACCTGCGCGGCGCCAACACCGGCAAGACGCTCGTCCGCCTCTGACCACCGGAAGGGACACTCCCATGGCCACCGCACTGCTCGTCGTCGGCCACCACCGCGCCGACTCCCTCACCGCCCACATCGCCGACCGGACGCGCGTCCGGCTGGAGAAGGACGGGCACACCGTCGACGTCCTGGACCTGCACGCCGAGGGCTTCGACCCGCGCATGACCGTGACGGACGAACCCGACTGGGACGACCGCGACAAGATCTACTCCGCGGAGGTCCGCGCCCACATGCGGCGGATCGACGCCTCGGGCCTCGTCATCGTCGTCTTCCCCGTCTGGTGGTACGGGCTCCCGGCCGTCCTCAAGGGCTGGATCGACCGGGTCTGGAACTACGGCTTCGCGTACGGCCGGCGCACCGCGCGCCTCGGCGGGAAGCGGATGCTGTGGCTGGCGTTGGCCGGGCAGTCCCGCGAGGAGTACGCCGGCCACGGCCTCGGCGACGCCCTCGCCCATCAGCTGAGGGTCGGCATCTCGAACTACTGCGGCATCACGGACGTCGCCGTCCGGTTCGTCCACGACACGGTCTCCCCCGTCGCCCCGGGACCGGCGACCGCCGCCGACGACGCCCTCGAAGAGTTCCTCGCACCCTCTTGACCCGGGCGACCCCGAGGTCGCGGTTCCGGGGAGCCAGAGCGGTCCGCCGCGGGCTCGGGGGGAACATTCGTCCAAGACCGGTGGGCGAGCGGCCGTGCACCGTTCCCTGCATGAATATGTCTGAGGTCGAGCCCTCGTATCGAATGCACGTGCTCCATGACGGCTCGCGCCAGGCGGCGCCGTTGCTGCTCATCCACGGGTCGGGGGCATCGAGTGGCACTTGGAGCCCGGTGGTTCCGGATCTCGCCGGCCACCACCACCTCATCCGGGTCGACCTGCCGGGCTGCGGCCAGTCCCCGCCCGCGGAGTCGCAGGATGTGCCCGACCACGCGGGACGGGTGGCGGCGGTACTGGACGATCTCGGTCTGGACCGCGTCACCGTGGTCGGGCACTCCAGCGGCGGCTATGTCGCCACCGCGCTCGCCGAACAGCGCCCCGACCTGGTGCGGTCGATCGCGCTGATCAGCAGCGGGCCGGAGCCCGGCGCGCTCCTCCCGCAGCCGCTCATCCTGCGGGTGCTGCTGGGACCGCCCTTCGGCCCGCTGCTGTGGCCGAAACGTTCGGACGCGATGATCCGCAAGGGCATCGAGGCGACGACCGTCCAGCCGGTGGACGTCCCCGACGCCATGGTCGCCGAGGTCAGGAGCACCGCCTACCGCACGTTCAAGGAGGTGCTGCGCAAGAACACCGCCTACATCGCCGAACGGAGCGTGCCCGATCGCCTGGCCGCTCTCGGCGTCCCCGTCCTGGTGATCTTCGGCGCCGCCGACCCCCGGTGGGAGCCGTCGTCGGCGCACCAGTACGACGCGGTGCCGGGCGCGCGGGTCGAGATGCTGCCCGGCGTCGGGCACATGCCGATGTTCGAAGCGCCCGAGGCCATCAGCGAACTGCTGCTGGAATTCGCGGCCTCGGGACGCTGACGCCCGGCCTCATGATGCGGCGGCCTAGGCTGAACATGTGCTGTCGGCCGAAACGCCATTCGACTGGGCGGGCGTTGAAGTCGCCGTCCCGCGCTCGTCAGGTCGGCTGCCCGGGGTGAGCATGGCCGGGTTCCGCCATCGGGTGCCCGGACGCGTCGACATCGCCATGGTCGCGCACCCGTCCGTCACCCTGCTCATCGATCTGGCCGATGGCGAAGGCATCGTGCATGAGGGGCCGGGCGGGCGGGAGCGCGGCAGCGTCGTCGTCGGCCTGCTGCCCGGCGACCTCCGGACCACCGGCCGCGGGACCGGGGAGTGCCTGCAGATACGGCTGGAACCGGCCGCGGCGGCCGCGGTGCTCGGCGCATCGGCCGAGCTCACCGGGACGGTGGCGTCCCTCGCCGATGTCTGGGGCCGCGATGGTGAGCGAGCCGAGGACAGGCTGCGCGCCGCCTCGTCCTGGGACGAGCGGTTCGCGATCGCCGCGGACGTCCTCGGCCGGCGGCTCGGCACCCGCCCCCCGGTCGATCCGGAGGTCGCCCACACCTGGCGGCGGACGCTCGCCGGCCGGGGACGGGTGCGGGTCGACCGCCTCGCCGACGAGGTCGGCTGGAGCCGCAAGCGGCTGTGGTCCCGCTTCCGGTCCCAGCTCGGCATCACCCCCAAACACGCCGCCCGGCTGGTGCGCTTCGACCACGCCGCCCACCTCCTCGCAGCCGGTCACGCCGCCGCGGGCGTCGCCGCGCGGAGCGGCTACGCCGACCAGTCGCACCTGCACCGCGAGGTCAGGACGTTCACCGGATTCACACCCACCGCGGTGGCCACCGCGCCATGGCTGGCGATCGACGCCGTCGCCTGGCCGGCTTCGCCACCGCCGGCGACCGTCCGACGGGGCTCAGATCGGCGGTGACGACGGGTGGCCTCGCGTCCGAGGGGCTCCGGCCGGGACATGGCCCGCCGCCCGGTTCATCGCGGGCCGCGGGCTCCGGGCGGGTCGGGAGTCAGGAGGTCAGCAGCCGGGCGCGCAGCGCCGCGACGGTGGCGTCGCTCAGCTTCAGGCCGTCGCGGACGTAGTCGTCGAAGCTCCCGTAGGCCCGGTCGACCTCATGGAACGCCTCGTCCAGCCAGGTGGACTCCACGGCGTCGGGCCGGCCGAGGTAGGTGTTGCTGGCCATGTAGTCCTGGTAGACCGTGGCCTTCGGCACGCCCAGGATCGTCAGCAGCACCGCCGCGCCCCAGCCGGTCCGGTCCTTGCCCGCGGAGCAGTGGAACACCGTCGCGCCGGGATTGGCGGCGATGGAGGTGAGCAGGTCGCGGTAGGCGCGGCTCGCCCCGCTGAAGTCCACCATGAACGGGTAGGCGATGGACTGGCCGAGGTTGGACGACCCGGTCACCAGCCCGATCAGGAGCCCGTACAGCAGGCTGCCCAGCGCCGGGTTGGCGAAGGAGATCCCGTGCGTCAGGTCCTCGACGTCGGCGACCTTGTAGGCGATCCCGGCGGGCAGCAGGTCGGGGTCGTCCGACCGTTCCCTGTCATTGCGCAGGTCCACGTCCAGGGTGATGCCGAGGCTGAGCAGCGTCTGCTGGTCGGCGGCCGACAGGTGGGCCAGGGAGTTGGAGCGGTAGACGACCCCGGTGCGGACGTGGCGGCCGTCGGCGGTCGCGTAGCCGCCGAGATCGCGGAAGTTGGCGGCCGTCGCCAGCCGGGGCGCGGCGGCCGGCGACGCCGCGACCGGCACCCGGTTCGGGGCGTCGGCGAGGGCGGGCGGTGCGGTCAGCGCGCCGGCCAGCAGGGCGGCGCCGAGCAGGGCTGCGGACGTACGGGGGGTGCGCATGACGATCCTTGTCGGACGGCCCCGGCGGGGGGAACGGACGAGACGCCCGTCATGATGCTGTCCGAGCGGACGGGGATGAACTGGCAGGGCCTCAAATCTTCCCGTCGATCATTGTGCGCGGCGACAACGGCCACGGCCCGGCCATCCCACGCCATTGAGGAAAGGACTACTTCGACAGCGTCCCCCACTGCATCTGGCAGGAGATAGGCCGTCCGCGCGCCTCTCAGCACCCACACCGTCAGAGTTCGGAGAAGCCGCGGACAGCACTTATCGCCGCTCGTCGCGTTCGGCCAGGAGATCAGCCGTCGCCGCCGTCGCGCCCGACCTCCGGATCAGGACGGCCAGGGCGGGGAGTGGGAAAAGCAGCAGGAAGAGGTTCGGCACCCACCAGGTCACCGAGTAGTCGCCGCGCAATGCCCAGAATGTGATCGCCTGGAGCCCCGCGGTACTGGTGAGGGTGAGGGACACCGCCATGAGGATGCGCCACCCGCGCGGCCTGCACAGGCTCAGCAGACCTGTCACGCTCGCGGCCAGATCGAGGGGCAGGAACGAGGTGTTCCAGTCGCTCATCACCGGATCGGCGTAGTCCTTGTAGGCCATCGAGGCAGGGATCAGGCCGCCGCAGGCGATCGCCCAGTAGAGCAGGAACCCGACGTCGGTGAGCAGCATGGCGACCTTGGTCGCCGCGAGCAGCCGGTCGGGCCTCATCCGCGGCTCACCCCGCCGCCGAGGTTCATGACGATCACGCCGGCGACGACGATGCCCGCGCCGATGACGGCAATGGACTTGAGGTGCTCGCCGAACAGCAGCACGTACGGCATTCAGTTCTCCTCGCTGATCAGCGCGGTCAGCCGCGCGCGCAGCTCGGTGTGCAGACCGTCGCGCGGCGGGGCGAGGCCGAGCAGCCGGGCCATCCACCAGCCGTCCACGGCGAGCCGCACCAGGGTGGCCGTCGCCGGGTCGAGCCCGTCATCGGAGATCCGCCGCTGCCAGAGTTCGTAGCAATGGCGCAGCACGGCCAGCACCTCGGGCCCACCCGAGATCCCGGCGAGCAGGGCCACCGCGACCTGGTCGAAACGATCGTCCGGTGGTCCGTCCTCCTCGGGAATGGTCGCGTCGAGCCAGGCCCGGGTGAACGACCCGGGTGGCGAGCCCGGCGGCGGCATCTCGGCCTCGAACCGCTCGACCAGACGCCCGAGCACCCCTTCGATCAGCGCGCGCTTGGACCCGAAGTGGTGCAGCAGCCCGCCCTTGCTGACCCCGGCCTCGGCGGCGACCGCGTCCAGCCGGATCGCGTCGGCACCGCCCGCGATCAGCATGCGCTCGACCGCGTCCAGGATTCTGTCGCGCATGACATCCCTTCTCCAGACCGTCCAGACGGTCGGTAGCTTAGCCCGACCAAAGCCGATGATCCGAACCATCCGCTGAAACGATCAGGCGGCCACGTCCCACCAACGCGCGCCGGGCCCTGTTGCTCGCCATCCGCTACCCCGCTGGCCACGCCTCCTACCTGCGCGAGGACCGGGCCCTGGCAGCCGGGCGGCCGACCACCACCGGTGTCATCGAAGGCGCGGTCCCGCCAAATCATCGGCGATGAGGCACGCCGCCTCGTCCACCACCCTCAACTCCCCTACCGGATGGTGCGCACCCTGCGAGACGGCGACGTCTTCGTCACGCAGAACGTCCGGCGGCTGGGCGTCATCGCGCCGGCCATCCTGACCATCGCCACCATCGTCCCGCTCACCGACACCGTCACCCCCCACCTTCTGGTCAGCGGCACGGCACTCGCCCCCAAGGTCCCGACCACCTACGAACTCTCCGGCCCTCCCCTGCTCCTTGGGTTCTTGGCCGCCGCCACCGCTGAGGCGTTCCGCCAGGACGCCCGTCTGCGCGCCGACACCCAAGGGCTGGTCTGATGCCACCCGAAGGATCGCACCAGATCAAGGTCCACCTCGACCGCCTCCTGACCGAACGCGCCATGCCCCTGGCCGAACTCGCCGAACGTGTCGGCGTGACCGCCGTCAACCTGTCCATCCTCAAGAACAATCGCGCCAAGGCCATCCGTTTCACCCCCTCAGCGCTATCTGCCGCGTACTCGACTGCCGGCCCGGCGACATCCTCACCTTCGACAACCCATAAGAGCGAAGCCCAAGCTGGATCCGTATTCAGCGCTTGAGGGCTCGGTATTTCTTGAGCAGTGCAGTGATCTTCGCGTAGTCCGCGTCGCCGTTCAATTCGGCGAGCAATTCATCAGGGCAGAGTTCGTAGAGCTCTCCCCACCACCGGCGTGCCTTGGCGTCCCAGATCCGGTAGCCGCCGGGAACACCCTTGGCCACGTAACGTCTTCTACTCATCGACGGCATCCCTATAAGTCGCCACCGCGTCCTTCAGGGAACCGATGAGGATGCGGCCGGGATAGTAGCGGTGTGGGAATTTGTTGCGGTAGTAGCAGTCCCAGTAGCTGGCCACGCGCTGGCTGGTCAGGAGGAGAAAGTCGGGGTTGTCGGCGACGAATCGGCCATAGGCCTGGTGGTCGGGGCTGCCACGCAGGTCGAGGTCTACGAGCCCGTCCTTGATGGCGATCACGATCTCAAGGACGGGCTCACCGATGAGTTGGACCACGAACGGGACGATCCATGAG
It encodes:
- a CDS encoding TetR/AcrR family transcriptional regulator, with amino-acid sequence MRDRILDAVERMLIAGGADAIRLDAVAAEAGVSKGGLLHHFGSKRALIEGVLGRLVERFEAEMPPPGSPPGSFTRAWLDATIPEEDGPPDDRFDQVAVALLAGISGGPEVLAVLRHCYELWQRRISDDGLDPATATLVRLAVDGWWMARLLGLAPPRDGLHTELRARLTALISEEN